The stretch of DNA CGGGCTCGGCGCGCTCGTCAATACCGTGCGCCTCTCCACCGAATGCCCGCCCTGGACGTTCGGCATATCGGCGCTGATGCGCAACCTTGCGACGCGCGGGTTACTCTAAGCAAAGTGCGCAGCGGTTTGCCTCCGGCTGCGCAGATTTTATGAATTACTGGTTTCGCCGTTTGCCCTCTAGCAGGTCGAGAACGGAGTTCGCCGCTTCCAGAACGTTCGTGCCCGGGCCGAACACGGCCGCAACGCCGTGTTCGTGGAGGAATTCATAGTCCTGCCGCGGAATGACGCCGCCGCAGACGACGATGATATCGTCACCGCCCTTTTCCCTGAGCCTGTCGACCAACTGCGGCAGCAGCGTCCTGTGGCCTGCGGCGAGCGACGAGACACCGACGACATTGACCTTGCGATCAAGCGCCAACTCGACAGCCTCGTCAGGCGTCTGAAACAGTGGACCGGCGAGCACGTCGAAGCCGATATCGCCGAAGGCCGAGGCGATTACCTTGGCGCCCCGGTCGTGCCCGTCCTGACCGAGCTTGGCGACCATGATTTTCGGCCGGTATCCCATCGCTTCCGTCACCTCTGCCATACGCTCCCTCAGGACGGCAAGTTCCGGCTCGTTGTCATAGGCCTCGCCATAGACGCCCTTGATGACATCAGGTGTCGCGGCGTGATCGCCAAAGGCGGCGCGCATCGCATCCGATATCTCGCCGACAGTGGCGCGGGCCCGTGCCGCCTCGATGGCGGCGGCCAGCAAATTGCCTTTGCCGCTGCGTGCGGTTTCTGCCAGGGCGGCCAGCGTTTCGCGCACGGCGCTGCTGTCACGCCGCCGCTTCGTCTCCTCGATGCGGCGGATCTGCGCGGTGCGCACCGCGCTGTTGTCGATTTCCAAAATGTCGATCGGCTGTTCGTTGTCGAGCCTGTAGCGATTGACGCCGACGATGACCTCCTCGCCCTTGTCGACGGCCGCCTGGCGGCGCGCCGCTGCTTCCTCGATCAGCCGCTTTGGCAGACCTTCGTTGACAGCCTTCGTCATGCCGCCGAGCGCTTCCACCTCCTCGATCAGCGCCCAGGCCTTGTCGGCAAGTTCCTTCGTCAGGCTCTCGACATAATATGAGCCGGCCAGCGGATCGACCACCTTGGCCACGCCGGTTTCATGCTGGAGGATCAGCTGGGTGTTGCGGGCGATGCGGGCGGAGAATTCCGTCGGCAGCGCGATCGCCTCGTCGAAGGAATTGGTGTGCAGCGACTGCGTGCCGCCAAGCACGGCCGACATCGCCTCGAAAGCGGTGCGAATGATGTTGTTGTAGGGATCCTGCTCCTGCAATGAGACGCCGGAGGTCTGACAATGGGTGCGAAGCATCAGCGAGGATGCCTTCTTCGGCTGGAACTCCTCCATGATACGGGTCCAGAGCAGCCGGGCGGCGCGCAGCTTTGCCGCCTCCATGAAAAAATTCATGC from Rhizobium sp. NLR16a encodes:
- the scpA gene encoding methylmalonyl-CoA mutase → MTKKTLSDWAELAQKELRASPETLTWQTPEGIAVKPLYTAEDLEGAAHLGSLPGFAPFTRGPRATMYAGRPWTIRQYAGFSTAEESNAFYRRNLAAGQKGLSVAFDLATHRGYDSDHPRVEGDVGKAGVAIDSVEDMKILFDGIPLGDMSVSMTMNGAVIPILASFIVAGEEQGVPRAELSGTIQNDILKEFMVRNTYIYPPEPSMRIVADIIDYTAREMPKFNSISISGYHMQEAGATLVQELAFTLADGREYVRAAIAKGLNVDDFAGRLSFFFAVGMNFFMEAAKLRAARLLWTRIMEEFQPKKASSLMLRTHCQTSGVSLQEQDPYNNIIRTAFEAMSAVLGGTQSLHTNSFDEAIALPTEFSARIARNTQLILQHETGVAKVVDPLAGSYYVESLTKELADKAWALIEEVEALGGMTKAVNEGLPKRLIEEAAARRQAAVDKGEEVIVGVNRYRLDNEQPIDILEIDNSAVRTAQIRRIEETKRRRDSSAVRETLAALAETARSGKGNLLAAAIEAARARATVGEISDAMRAAFGDHAATPDVIKGVYGEAYDNEPELAVLRERMAEVTEAMGYRPKIMVAKLGQDGHDRGAKVIASAFGDIGFDVLAGPLFQTPDEAVELALDRKVNVVGVSSLAAGHRTLLPQLVDRLREKGGDDIIVVCGGVIPRQDYEFLHEHGVAAVFGPGTNVLEAANSVLDLLEGKRRNQ